Proteins from one Triticum aestivum cultivar Chinese Spring chromosome 7A, IWGSC CS RefSeq v2.1, whole genome shotgun sequence genomic window:
- the LOC123154046 gene encoding vacuolar-sorting receptor 7 codes for MQQFDAAPPCRSTHATSWLKANSTACRTHRRTSKRGTRGSRWWWRTCRQLCVHRVANESGRPWAWWDFTMDYKLRCSMKEKKYSKACAEEVVASLGLSLEKVLACMGDPDADADNAVLSKEQEDQIGHGSRGGRHHPAHARHQRRPVQREAGEDGGAQGHVRRLQGGDRAASLPEP; via the exons ATGCAGCAGTTCGATGCAGCCCCTCCATGTCGTTCAACTCATGCAACCAGCTGGCTCAAAGCCAATA GTACTGCATGCCGGACCCACAGGAGGACTTCGAAGAGGGGTACGAGGGGAAGCAGGTGGTGGTGGAGAACCTGCCGGCAGCTGTGCGTGCACCGGGTGGCCAACGAGAGCGGGCGGCCGTGGGCGTGGTGGGACTTCACCATGGACTACAAGCTGCGGTGCTCCATGAAGGAGAAGAAGTACAGCAAGGCGTGCGCTGAGGAGGTGGTGGCCTCGCTCGGGCTGTCACTGGAGAAGGTGCTGGCGTGCATGGGAGACCCCGACGCCGACGCTGACAATGCCGTGCTGTCCAAGGAGCAGGAGGACCAGATCGGGCACGGGTCGCGCGGGGGACGTCACCATCCTGCCCACGCTCGTCATCAACGACGTCCAGTACAGAG GGAAGCTGGAGAGGACGGCGGTGCTCAAGGCCATGTGCGCCGGCTTCAAGGAGGGGACCGAGCCGCAAGTTTGCCTGAGCCATG A